The Triticum aestivum cultivar Chinese Spring chromosome 7B, IWGSC CS RefSeq v2.1, whole genome shotgun sequence genome window below encodes:
- the LOC123159828 gene encoding signal recognition particle receptor subunit beta produces the protein MDEWIRQAEAWAGQAEHWIRQQPPEQIYVAVAVIAVTILVLVAASCLKSSKPNTIVLSGLSGSGKTVLFYQLRDGSSHQGTVTSMTHNNATFVLHSELERKGKVKPVHVIDVPGHARLKSKLDEVLPQAAGIVFVVDALDFLSSMQAAAEYMYDILTKATVVKKRIPVLIFCNKTDKVTAHSKEFIKKQLEKEVNKLRESRNAISSADISDEVRLGLPGEAFNFSQCQNKVIVDEGAGLTGDVSAVEQFIREYVKP, from the exons ATGGACGAGTGGATTCGCCAAGCGGAGGCGTGGGCAGGCCAAGCAGAGCACTGGATCCGCCAGCAACCCCCGGAGCAGATTTACGTCGCGGTCGCCGTGATTGCGGTGACGATTCTGGTGCTGGTCGCAG CTTCTTGTCTGAAATCATCGAAACCTAACACCATAGTTCTATCCGGGCTTAGTGGCAGCGGCAAAACTGTTCTTTTCTATCAG CTTCGCGATGGATCATCACATCAGGGAACTGTGACTTCGATGACACATAACAATGCTACATTTGTGCTGCACTCGGAGCTGGAAAGG AAAGGCAAAGTAAAACCTGTTCATGTTATCGATGTTCCTGGTCATGCAAGGCTGAAATCGAAGCTTGATGAAGTCCTGCCTCAGGCAGCTGGGATTGTTTTTGTCGTGGATGCTCTAGATTTCTTGTCTAGCATGCAAGCTGCTGCAGA GTATATGTATGACATTTTGACGAAGGCAACTGTAGTGAAGAAAAGGATTCCTGTTCTGATATTCTGCAACAAGACAGATAAAGTTACAGCTCACTCAAAGGAGTTCATCAAGAAGCAGTTGGAGAAAGAAGT AAACAAGCTCCGGGAATCAAGGAACGCCATATCCTCTGCTGACATCAGTGATGAAGTCCGACTTGGGTTACCTGGAGAGGCATTCAACTTCAGCCAGTGCCAGAACAAGGTGATAGTTGATGAAGGTGCTGGTCTGACTGGTGATGTTTCAGCAGTTGAGCAGTTCATCCGCGAGTATGTGAAGCCATAG